The Christiangramia flava JLT2011 genome has a segment encoding these proteins:
- a CDS encoding class I SAM-dependent methyltransferase, whose protein sequence is MTTDAQEFWNERYAASEYIYGITPNLFLQEQLEKLQPGSILLPADGEGRNAVYAAKNGWKVTAFDISEEGMKKATQLASKNEVSVDFQVQNAAEFESAEKFDVIAFSYAHFPAEIRKNANQHLLKFLKPGGTVIFEAFAKSQLGRTSGGPKKEAMLYSIPEVKSEFPGLQFNLLREELVELSEGKHHQGEGCVIRFVGVKTGK, encoded by the coding sequence ATGACCACTGATGCACAAGAGTTCTGGAATGAGCGCTACGCCGCCTCGGAATATATTTACGGGATTACTCCCAACCTTTTTCTACAAGAGCAACTGGAAAAACTGCAACCCGGCAGTATCTTATTACCGGCAGACGGGGAAGGCAGAAATGCTGTTTACGCCGCTAAAAACGGGTGGAAGGTCACTGCTTTCGATATTTCCGAAGAGGGAATGAAAAAGGCCACGCAACTGGCTTCTAAAAACGAGGTCTCGGTAGACTTTCAGGTTCAGAATGCGGCGGAATTTGAGTCGGCTGAAAAATTTGATGTCATCGCTTTCAGTTATGCGCATTTTCCGGCTGAAATTCGGAAAAATGCCAATCAGCACCTGCTGAAATTTCTGAAGCCCGGCGGCACGGTAATTTTCGAAGCTTTTGCCAAATCCCAGCTCGGCAGAACTTCCGGAGGACCCAAAAAAGAAGCCATGCTGTATTCCATCCCGGAAGTAAAATCAGAATTTCCCGGTCTTCAGTTCAATTTACTCCGGGAAGAACTGGTTGAACTTTCCGAAGGAAAACACCATCAGGGTGAGGGCTGCGTGATCAGGTTTGTAGGGGTGAAAACAGGAAAATAG
- a CDS encoding YeeE/YedE family protein has protein sequence MNLITDPWPWYISGPLIALVMFLLLFVGKQFGMSSNLRTACAAIGAGNKADFFKFDWKAERWNLTVVLGAIIGGFVAAHFMSNNVVEINPEIASQLANDYGITSAGKSYLPPELFATEVLTNPFNIAILFIGGLLVGFGARYAGGCTSGHAISGLSNLQLPSLIAVIGFFIGGLFMIHFLYPLIF, from the coding sequence ATGAATTTGATAACAGATCCATGGCCGTGGTATATTTCCGGGCCGCTTATTGCCTTAGTCATGTTCCTGCTCCTGTTCGTTGGAAAACAATTCGGGATGTCTTCCAACCTGAGAACTGCCTGTGCAGCCATTGGCGCCGGAAACAAAGCCGATTTCTTTAAATTCGACTGGAAAGCGGAAAGATGGAATCTTACAGTGGTTTTGGGAGCCATAATCGGCGGATTTGTAGCCGCGCATTTTATGAGCAACAACGTAGTGGAGATCAACCCGGAAATCGCAAGCCAGCTGGCGAACGATTATGGTATTACAAGTGCCGGGAAAAGTTACCTTCCGCCAGAATTATTCGCGACAGAAGTCCTCACCAATCCTTTTAACATTGCCATTCTTTTCATTGGTGGCCTGTTGGTAGGCTTTGGCGCAAGGTATGCCGGAGGTTGTACGTCTGGACATGCCATTTCAGGACTGAGCAACCTGCAGTTGCCTTCCCTGATCGCAGTAATTGGCTTTTTTATAGGGGGTCTTTTCATGATCCATTTTTTGTACCCATTAATATTTTAA